The Allochromatium tepidum genome has a window encoding:
- the cobM gene encoding precorrin-4 C(11)-methyltransferase: MQETSSSRRPGKVWFVGAGPGAPDLITVRGSRLLAEAGAILYTGSLVAETVLQWASPDCEVADSKSMDHAQVTAWLLDRAQRHATVVRLQTGDPTLYGVLAELARPLDAAGIAVGIVPGVSSAMASAAAAGECLTLPEITQTVIFTRLSERTRMPERESLVSLAAHGCTLCIFLSIERIEAVVENLIAAGWTSEAPVVVVHKATWPNEELVLRGTLSDIAVRCREAQVDRQALILVSPALGARAQNDYKPSKLYDAAFPRRFRPAREEG, from the coding sequence ATGCAAGAGACTTCATCGTCCCGTCGGCCGGGCAAGGTCTGGTTCGTCGGGGCCGGACCGGGCGCGCCGGATCTCATCACCGTGCGCGGCAGTCGGCTGCTGGCCGAGGCCGGGGCCATCCTCTATACCGGCTCGCTGGTGGCCGAGACCGTGCTGCAATGGGCCTCACCCGACTGTGAGGTCGCCGATTCCAAGTCGATGGATCATGCCCAGGTGACGGCCTGGCTGCTCGATCGCGCCCAGCGTCACGCGACCGTGGTGCGACTCCAGACCGGCGATCCGACGCTCTATGGCGTGCTCGCCGAGCTGGCGCGGCCGCTGGATGCGGCCGGGATTGCGGTCGGGATCGTGCCCGGCGTGTCCTCGGCCATGGCCTCGGCCGCCGCCGCCGGCGAGTGTCTGACCCTGCCCGAGATCACCCAGACCGTGATCTTCACCCGTCTGTCCGAACGCACCCGGATGCCCGAGCGCGAGTCGCTGGTCTCGCTCGCCGCGCACGGCTGCACGCTCTGCATCTTCCTCTCGATCGAGCGCATCGAGGCGGTGGTCGAGAATCTGATCGCCGCCGGCTGGACGTCCGAGGCGCCTGTGGTGGTGGTGCACAAGGCGACCTGGCCGAACGAAGAACTGGTGCTGCGCGGTACGCTCAGTGACATCGCCGTGCGCTGTCGCGAGGCTCAGGTCGATCGTCAGGCGCTGATCCTGGTCAGTCCGGCGCTCGGAGCACGCGCCCAGAACGACTACAAGCCATCCAAGCTCTATGATGCGGCCTTTCCGCGCCGCTTCCGTCCGGCACGTGAGGAAGGTTGA
- the tcuA gene encoding FAD-dependent tricarballylate dehydrogenase TcuA — protein MSNLFVRFRPRRRLSPPPVSRFDPDVLVIGGGAAALCAAITARRAGCSVLLAEQAPEPLRGGNTRHSRNLRLSHDAPTPFTHGVYPATEFWEELARATEGTADPILGRLFVERSAGITDWLIEAGVPLQPIAGGRLPESRRTAFLLGGGKTLLNRLYALAERLGVEIRYGCEIRDPVIEDGRLATSTARLDGASYPSTPRAVIACCGGAQANRAWLRRHWGAAADGFINRGTPFADGELLESLLRQGVRPVGDPRAAYLVAVDARSPADDGGIATRVRCMPEGIVVDAHGRRRHDEGGDTASTRYALWGQRLADWPDQIGYLILDARGLRAAPPALYPPILADSLDGLASKLTIAPANLRATVADYNAAVRAPTSERDDRHTVDLDPPKTRHAHPLIEPPFGAYPMRPGITFTYQGLAVDEQARVRLAAGGVVENLFAAGMIMAPNLMARGYVSGLALSIGLVFGRLAGEEAARHVRA, from the coding sequence TTGTCAAACCTCTTCGTGCGTTTCCGTCCACGGCGGCGACTTTCTCCACCTCCGGTCTCCCGCTTCGACCCAGACGTCCTGGTGATCGGCGGCGGTGCGGCGGCCCTGTGCGCGGCCATCACGGCACGGCGTGCCGGTTGCTCGGTACTCCTGGCCGAGCAGGCGCCCGAACCGTTGCGCGGCGGCAATACGCGCCATTCGCGTAACCTGCGTCTCAGCCATGACGCGCCCACGCCCTTCACCCACGGCGTCTATCCGGCCACGGAGTTCTGGGAGGAACTCGCGCGCGCGACCGAGGGCACGGCCGATCCGATCCTGGGACGTCTGTTCGTCGAGCGCTCGGCCGGAATCACGGACTGGCTGATCGAGGCCGGCGTCCCCTTGCAGCCGATCGCCGGCGGCCGGCTGCCCGAATCGCGCCGCACGGCCTTTCTGCTCGGCGGCGGCAAGACGCTGCTCAACCGGCTCTACGCGCTCGCCGAGCGGCTGGGCGTGGAGATCCGCTACGGCTGCGAGATCCGCGATCCAGTGATCGAGGATGGACGCCTGGCCACCTCGACCGCCCGTTTGGATGGCGCGTCTTACCCGTCGACGCCGCGCGCGGTCATCGCCTGCTGCGGCGGCGCCCAGGCCAACCGCGCCTGGCTGCGCCGACACTGGGGCGCGGCGGCTGACGGCTTCATCAATCGCGGCACACCCTTCGCCGACGGTGAATTGCTCGAATCCCTGTTGCGTCAGGGCGTCCGGCCGGTCGGCGATCCCAGGGCCGCCTATCTGGTCGCGGTCGACGCGCGCTCGCCGGCCGACGATGGCGGCATCGCCACCCGCGTGCGCTGTATGCCCGAGGGCATCGTGGTCGACGCGCATGGACGACGCCGGCACGACGAAGGCGGCGACACGGCCTCGACCCGCTATGCGCTCTGGGGGCAGCGTCTGGCCGACTGGCCGGACCAGATCGGCTATCTGATCCTGGATGCACGCGGACTGCGTGCTGCTCCGCCTGCGCTCTATCCGCCGATCCTGGCCGACAGCCTGGATGGACTCGCATCCAAGCTGACAATCGCTCCCGCCAATCTCCGCGCCACGGTCGCCGACTACAATGCCGCCGTTCGGGCACCGACCAGCGAGCGCGACGACCGGCACACGGTCGATCTCGATCCGCCCAAGACCCGTCACGCCCATCCGCTGATCGAGCCGCCCTTCGGCGCCTATCCGATGCGTCCGGGGATCACCTTCACCTATCAGGGACTCGCCGTGGACGAACAGGCGCGCGTGCGACTGGCCGCGGGCGGCGTAGTGGAGAACCTGTTCGCCGCCGGCATGATCATGGCCCCCAACCTCATGGCGCGCGGCTATGTCTCGGGACTGGCACTGAGCATCGGGCTGGTGTTCGGCCGTCTGGCCGGCGAGGAGGCGGCACGTCATGTCCGCGCCTGA
- the tcuB gene encoding tricarballylate utilization 4Fe-4S protein TcuB: MSAPEIRTEARRVLGICDACGYCNGFCDLFEAARRRPALTEADLAHLANLCHACRNCFHACQYAPPHVFAVNVPLALARMRHQSYLDHVWPRSFSPLLNHPVATVVWVTLGAILLLFGLMPAFAPSAGAPTIDTDTGAGAFYRVLPWSVMVWMGVLPLGWSALAIGIGWRRYWTLTHPEGTVANEAVQPGRAFRSALADILDLRNLRGGGPGCNDLDARFSHWRRRLHQTLLSGLGLSFAATLAATLYHHGLGLEAPYPVTSAPVLLGTLGGIALLVAVLGLGWIEWRADPAPLAPEARRLDRAFLGLIFAVAGSGLALLVWRATPAMTPLLIVHLGTVLAFFLLLPYSKFVHAGYRAIALVRESPARVSIRRDSAQMSSPSLIASVSRRIRRAFQTIAQAAGVMVKRRRQAEQALREIEQRFRTLVEVSRYSIQEIDVEGRIQYANPAASRLLGLEPEALIGCNVSLLLPEEDRAALLSDLHRFATEQPVPSTYYNRNRTADGRLIDVEVEWNYKRDESGQVIGFVSIARDITEYRRARLLLDGRNRVLEMLARGRPLRDMLTAIVAYIEEIAPHAICSIHLLDPATQTLSTAATLRLPEFYTRAVEGVRIGLGVGSCGTAAVTGRRVVVADLLSHPDWSAFRDLMLQTPLRACWSQPIIGQAGQVLGTFAIYATRVMEPSPADLDMIESAAELAAIVIERDRTENAIRQAEDKARLLLESTTEGIFGLDLEGRITFINPAAADMLGYEPEALIGQATHPLIHHSRRDGTSLPSECGSILATLEQGQDCHTANAVFRRHDGSCFPAEYWATPMRRDHQVEGVVVTFHDISARQRAEAEIQHLAFHDSLTGLPNRLLFKEELSQALAGLRLDGRRFALHMLDLDHFKDVNDSLGHLIGDELLRAVAQRLTALIRGTDILARFGGDEFALLQVDISEIGEAAELALSIIEALGEEFRIGGNRIDINTSIGILIADQECHDVDDLITRADVALYKAKEAGRGTHAFFADSMTQQLRHEMELTRELTQAIQNDELFLDYQPQFDLESGRLVGMEALVRWRHPREGVRQPGTFLPVAEKRGLIRPLSDWVLNAVCRRIRDWSDRGLDFGRIAVNLCAQQVGDPNFGDNILTVLERTGARTEHLELEFTETVLIAADARTQADIVRLSELGIHFAIDDFGTGFSSMQYLRKFRTDKIKIDREFIQDVTHDAGDAEIVKATIALGTALGLMTVAEGVETEEQAEFLRRHGCRQVQGYLYGRPQPPEDIERLIGFGLESG, translated from the coding sequence ATGTCCGCGCCTGAGATCCGCACCGAGGCCCGACGTGTGCTCGGGATCTGCGACGCCTGCGGCTATTGCAACGGCTTCTGCGACCTGTTCGAGGCCGCACGCCGCCGCCCGGCCCTGACCGAGGCCGATCTGGCCCATCTGGCCAACCTCTGCCATGCCTGCCGCAACTGTTTCCATGCCTGCCAATACGCCCCGCCCCATGTCTTCGCGGTCAATGTCCCGCTCGCACTGGCGCGGATGCGCCATCAGAGCTATCTGGATCATGTCTGGCCGAGATCCTTCTCACCGCTCCTGAACCATCCGGTGGCGACGGTCGTCTGGGTCACGCTCGGCGCGATCCTGCTGCTGTTCGGGCTGATGCCGGCCTTCGCCCCTAGCGCCGGTGCGCCGACGATCGACACGGACACAGGCGCCGGCGCCTTCTATCGCGTCCTGCCCTGGTCGGTGATGGTCTGGATGGGTGTCCTGCCGCTCGGCTGGTCGGCGCTGGCCATCGGCATCGGCTGGCGCCGTTACTGGACGCTGACCCACCCCGAGGGCACAGTGGCGAACGAGGCGGTCCAACCGGGACGCGCATTCCGGAGCGCGCTCGCCGACATCCTGGATCTGCGCAATCTGCGCGGCGGCGGTCCGGGCTGCAACGATCTCGACGCGCGTTTCTCGCACTGGCGTCGCCGGCTGCATCAGACGCTGCTCAGCGGTCTGGGACTGAGTTTCGCCGCCACCCTGGCGGCGACCTTGTATCACCATGGGCTGGGGCTGGAGGCCCCCTACCCCGTCACGAGCGCGCCTGTCCTGCTCGGCACGCTCGGCGGGATCGCCCTGCTGGTCGCCGTCCTGGGACTCGGCTGGATCGAATGGCGCGCCGATCCCGCACCGCTCGCCCCCGAAGCGCGCCGGCTCGACCGGGCCTTTCTCGGGCTGATATTCGCGGTCGCCGGCAGCGGACTGGCCCTGCTTGTCTGGCGCGCGACGCCGGCGATGACGCCCCTGCTCATCGTCCATCTCGGGACCGTGCTCGCCTTCTTCCTGCTCCTGCCTTACAGTAAGTTCGTTCATGCCGGTTATCGCGCCATCGCCCTGGTGCGCGAGTCGCCGGCTCGAGTCTCCATTCGCAGAGACAGCGCTCAAATGTCATCGCCCTCGCTTATCGCCTCCGTTTCGCGCCGAATCCGGCGTGCGTTCCAGACCATCGCCCAGGCGGCCGGCGTCATGGTCAAGCGGCGCCGTCAGGCCGAGCAGGCGCTGCGCGAGATCGAGCAGCGCTTTCGTACCCTGGTCGAGGTCAGCCGTTATTCCATCCAGGAGATCGATGTCGAGGGCCGAATCCAGTATGCCAACCCGGCGGCGTCGCGCTTACTGGGACTGGAGCCGGAGGCGCTGATCGGCTGCAACGTCAGCCTGCTGCTGCCCGAGGAGGATCGCGCGGCGCTCCTGAGCGACCTGCACCGCTTCGCCACCGAGCAGCCGGTGCCCAGCACCTATTACAACCGCAACCGGACGGCGGACGGGCGTCTCATCGATGTCGAGGTGGAGTGGAACTACAAGCGCGACGAATCCGGTCAGGTGATCGGCTTCGTCAGCATCGCCAGGGACATCACCGAATACAGGCGCGCGCGTCTCCTGCTGGATGGACGCAACCGCGTGCTGGAGATGCTGGCGCGCGGACGACCGCTGCGCGATATGCTCACGGCCATCGTCGCCTATATCGAGGAGATCGCCCCGCACGCCATCTGCTCGATCCATCTGCTCGATCCCGCGACCCAGACCCTGAGCACAGCGGCTACGCTCCGGCTGCCCGAGTTCTATACGCGCGCCGTCGAGGGCGTCCGGATCGGTCTGGGCGTCGGTTCCTGCGGCACGGCGGCCGTCACCGGCCGGCGGGTCGTGGTCGCCGACCTGCTGTCGCATCCCGACTGGTCGGCCTTCCGCGACCTGATGCTCCAGACACCCCTGCGTGCCTGCTGGTCGCAGCCGATCATCGGACAGGCCGGTCAGGTGCTCGGCACCTTCGCCATCTATGCCACGCGCGTCATGGAGCCCTCGCCGGCGGATCTGGACATGATCGAATCGGCCGCCGAGCTGGCCGCCATCGTCATCGAACGCGATCGCACCGAGAACGCGATCCGCCAGGCCGAGGACAAGGCGCGGCTGCTGCTCGAATCGACCACCGAGGGCATCTTCGGCCTGGATCTGGAGGGGCGTATCACCTTCATCAACCCGGCCGCCGCCGACATGCTCGGCTACGAGCCGGAGGCGCTGATCGGCCAGGCCACCCATCCCTTGATCCATCACTCACGCCGCGACGGCACGTCCCTGCCGTCCGAGTGCGGCTCGATCCTCGCCACGCTCGAACAGGGGCAGGACTGCCATACCGCCAACGCGGTGTTCCGGCGGCACGACGGGAGCTGCTTTCCGGCCGAATACTGGGCCACGCCCATGCGGCGCGACCATCAGGTCGAAGGGGTCGTCGTCACCTTCCACGACATCAGCGCCCGTCAGCGCGCCGAGGCCGAGATCCAGCATCTGGCCTTCCACGACAGCCTGACCGGACTGCCCAACCGGCTATTGTTCAAGGAGGAGCTGAGTCAGGCGCTGGCGGGTCTGCGCCTCGACGGCCGGCGATTCGCGCTGCACATGCTGGACCTGGATCACTTCAAGGACGTCAACGACAGTCTCGGACACCTCATCGGCGACGAGCTGCTGCGCGCCGTGGCCCAGCGGCTGACCGCACTCATCCGCGGCACGGACATCCTGGCACGCTTCGGCGGCGACGAATTCGCACTGCTTCAGGTCGACATCAGCGAGATCGGCGAGGCCGCCGAGCTGGCGCTCTCGATCATCGAGGCACTCGGCGAGGAGTTCCGGATCGGCGGCAACCGCATCGACATCAACACCAGCATCGGCATCCTGATCGCCGACCAGGAGTGTCACGACGTCGACGACCTCATCACGCGCGCCGATGTCGCGCTCTACAAGGCCAAGGAGGCCGGGCGCGGCACCCACGCCTTCTTCGCCGATTCCATGACCCAGCAGTTGCGCCACGAGATGGAGCTCACCCGCGAGCTGACCCAGGCGATCCAGAACGACGAGCTGTTCCTGGACTACCAGCCCCAGTTCGATCTGGAATCGGGCCGGCTGGTCGGCATGGAGGCCCTGGTGCGCTGGCGCCATCCGCGCGAGGGCGTGCGCCAGCCGGGGACCTTCCTGCCGGTGGCCGAGAAGCGCGGGCTGATCCGGCCGCTCTCGGACTGGGTGTTGAACGCCGTGTGCCGCCGGATTCGCGACTGGAGCGACCGGGGTCTGGACTTCGGACGCATCGCGGTCAACCTCTGCGCCCAGCAGGTCGGTGATCCGAACTTCGGCGACAACATCCTCACCGTCCTGGAGCGCACCGGCGCGCGGACCGAACATCTGGAACTGGAGTTCACCGAGACGGTGCTGATCGCCGCCGACGCCCGGACCCAGGCCGACATCGTGCGTCTCTCCGAGCTGGGCATCCACTTCGCGATCGACGACTTCGGGACCGGGTTCTCGTCGATGCAGTATCTGCGCAAGTTTCGCACCGACAAGATCAAGATCGACCGCGAGTTCATCCAGGACGTCACCCATGACGCCGGTGACGCCGAGATCGTCAAGGCGACCATTGCGCTCGGCACGGCGCTGGGACTCATGACCGTCGCCGAGGGTGTCGAGACCGAGGAACAGGCCGAGTTCCTGCGTCGTCATGGCTGCCGGCAGGTCCAGGGCTATCTCTACGGGCGTCCGCAGCCGCCCGAGGACATCGAGCGTCTGATAGGTTTCGGGTTGGAAAGCGGTTAA
- a CDS encoding cytochrome b, with protein MTANRYTFTQRMLHWLIAALVFGMLLGGLTFWALGYEGLADRVGPQVTANLFMYHKSIGILVLLLTVLRIWLRRRDPAPPYDPPLGLVERLVGGATVLVLYLLSIGLPIGGALATSASGYPVQFFGFTLPGLLPENEALGKTLFFYHGLGGLALGLVVLLHMAAGIKHWRLKDGVMTRMSLP; from the coding sequence TTGACCGCCAATCGCTACACATTCACGCAACGCATGCTGCACTGGCTGATCGCCGCGCTGGTGTTCGGCATGCTCCTCGGTGGACTGACCTTCTGGGCGCTCGGATACGAGGGTCTGGCGGATCGGGTCGGCCCGCAGGTCACGGCCAATCTCTTCATGTACCACAAGAGCATCGGGATCCTGGTGCTGCTGCTGACCGTTCTGCGGATCTGGCTGCGCCGTCGCGACCCGGCCCCGCCCTATGATCCGCCGCTCGGTCTCGTCGAGCGTCTGGTCGGGGGTGCCACGGTGCTGGTGCTCTATCTGCTCTCGATCGGCCTGCCGATCGGTGGGGCATTGGCGACGTCAGCCTCGGGCTATCCGGTCCAGTTCTTCGGCTTTACGCTACCGGGACTGCTGCCCGAGAACGAGGCCCTGGGCAAGACCCTGTTCTTCTATCACGGACTCGGCGGATTGGCGCTCGGTCTGGTGGTGCTGCTGCACATGGCCGCCGGGATCAAGCACTGGCGTCTCAAGGACGGCGTCATGACGCGGATGAGTCTGCCCTGA
- a CDS encoding cobalt-precorrin-6A reductase, translating into MSDLLQPMPANLLILGGTTEAYDLADRLAEHDGWHVINSLAGRTANPRLPAGETRIGGFGGIEGLARYLGECAIRAVIDVTHPFAARMGWNAAEACRLAGVPLLRLERPAWQPEPGDVWVPVETWADAAEALSQIGARRVLLAVGRQELAHFSGVENIWFLIRLVTPPEPKPNFPAAEWLYSRGPFALDDERALLDTWAIDTIVCKNSGGEATSAKLIAARERGIRVVMLQRPARPAEVTRAATVDEALSWIDDLNAG; encoded by the coding sequence ATGTCCGACCTGTTGCAACCGATGCCGGCCAACCTGCTGATCCTCGGCGGAACCACCGAAGCCTATGATCTGGCCGATCGTCTGGCTGAGCACGACGGTTGGCACGTCATCAACTCGCTCGCCGGGCGCACGGCCAATCCACGGCTGCCGGCGGGCGAGACGCGCATCGGCGGCTTCGGCGGGATCGAAGGGCTGGCGCGTTATCTGGGCGAGTGCGCGATTCGGGCCGTGATCGATGTCACCCATCCGTTCGCGGCGCGCATGGGCTGGAATGCGGCCGAGGCTTGCCGTCTAGCGGGCGTACCACTGCTGAGACTGGAGCGCCCGGCCTGGCAGCCCGAGCCGGGCGACGTCTGGGTGCCGGTCGAGACCTGGGCGGATGCCGCCGAAGCTCTAAGTCAAATCGGGGCACGGCGCGTCCTGCTGGCGGTCGGACGTCAGGAGTTGGCCCATTTCAGCGGCGTCGAGAATATTTGGTTCCTGATCCGGCTCGTCACGCCGCCCGAGCCCAAACCGAACTTCCCTGCCGCCGAATGGCTCTACTCACGCGGCCCCTTCGCGCTCGACGACGAGCGCGCCCTGCTCGACACCTGGGCCATCGATACCATCGTCTGCAAGAACAGCGGCGGCGAGGCCACATCGGCCAAGCTGATCGCCGCGCGTGAGCGTGGGATTCGCGTCGTCATGCTCCAGCGTCCGGCGCGACCCGCTGAGGTGACGCGAGCCGCAACCGTCGATGAAGCTTTGAGCTGGATCGACGATTTGAATGCCGGATAA
- a CDS encoding Uma2 family endonuclease: protein MTLRMDQMILPPGQSVLFHSMDWPSFEAVLDQLGERPGLRLAYDDGVLELMTPLLEHEDDKQMIGAFIEALLETLGIEFRNIGSTTLRSTSAAKGVEPDLCFYTAHESHIRGKRTIDLTVDPPPDLALEIDITNRRDHRPIYAALGVPELWRFDGARLSMYRLQETGYIATECSAQFPNLPLTEAIPRFLELSRREGRNAALRAFRQWALESGQR, encoded by the coding sequence ATGACACTCCGTATGGATCAGATGATCCTGCCTCCAGGCCAGTCCGTCCTCTTCCATTCCATGGACTGGCCATCCTTCGAGGCCGTGCTCGACCAGCTCGGGGAACGCCCCGGCCTTCGCCTTGCCTATGACGACGGAGTGCTGGAACTGATGACGCCGCTACTGGAGCATGAAGACGACAAACAGATGATCGGCGCCTTCATCGAGGCGCTGCTCGAAACGCTCGGGATCGAATTTCGCAACATCGGATCGACGACGCTGCGCAGCACGTCCGCCGCCAAGGGCGTCGAGCCGGATCTGTGCTTCTACACCGCTCACGAATCCCACATACGCGGTAAGCGGACCATCGACTTGACCGTCGATCCGCCCCCGGATCTGGCGCTGGAGATCGACATCACGAACCGACGTGATCATCGCCCGATCTACGCCGCGCTGGGGGTGCCTGAGCTATGGCGGTTCGACGGCGCCCGACTGTCCATGTATCGCCTACAAGAGACCGGCTACATTGCCACCGAATGTAGCGCTCAGTTTCCGAACTTGCCGCTGACCGAGGCCATCCCGCGTTTTCTGGAACTCAGTCGCCGGGAAGGACGCAATGCCGCGTTGCGGGCATTTCGACAATGGGCGCTGGAATCCGGCCAACGGTAG
- the cobJ gene encoding precorrin-3B C(17)-methyltransferase codes for MILIPGERWPGSSAGESVPVLPSTQPLPSEPPASRPGRLAVIGLGPGSAELMAPAVREELNHAQDIVGYTTYVDLAGPFRPDQRLLDSDNRQELERARLAFELAAQGRHVVVISSGDPGVFAMAAAVFEALEQSEDPAWHAVELAILPGISAAQAAAARAGAPLGHDFCVISLSDNLKPWSIIEHRLRQAAQADLVIALYNPRSKARPDQFVQALAVLREIRAPETPVVLGRDIGRPDESLTVTTLTEIRPEQVDMRTVVIVGSSLTRRLARPDGDEWVYTPRWYGRD; via the coding sequence ATGATCCTGATTCCGGGCGAACGCTGGCCGGGATCGAGCGCCGGCGAATCCGTACCCGTGTTGCCGTCGACCCAGCCGCTACCATCCGAACCTCCGGCATCCAGGCCGGGCCGACTGGCCGTGATCGGTCTGGGACCGGGATCGGCCGAACTCATGGCCCCGGCTGTGCGCGAAGAATTGAACCATGCTCAGGACATCGTGGGTTACACCACCTATGTCGATCTGGCCGGACCCTTCCGCCCGGATCAGCGGTTGCTTGATTCCGACAATCGTCAGGAACTGGAACGCGCGCGACTGGCCTTCGAACTGGCGGCTCAGGGTCGGCATGTCGTGGTGATCTCGTCCGGCGATCCGGGCGTCTTCGCCATGGCGGCGGCGGTGTTCGAGGCGCTCGAACAGTCCGAGGATCCGGCCTGGCACGCGGTGGAACTGGCGATCCTGCCCGGCATCTCGGCGGCGCAGGCAGCGGCGGCCCGCGCCGGTGCACCGCTCGGACACGATTTCTGCGTCATCTCGCTGTCCGACAACCTCAAGCCTTGGTCGATCATCGAGCACCGGTTGCGACAGGCGGCGCAGGCCGACCTGGTCATAGCGCTCTACAACCCACGCTCCAAGGCGCGTCCCGATCAGTTCGTCCAGGCGCTGGCCGTCCTGCGCGAGATCCGCGCCCCCGAGACGCCGGTCGTGCTCGGTCGCGACATCGGGCGTCCCGACGAATCCCTGACCGTGACAACCCTCACCGAGATCCGGCCCGAGCAGGTCGACATGCGTACCGTCGTCATCGTCGGCTCGTCGCTGACCCGGCGTCTGGCGCGTCCGGATGGCGACGAGTGGGTTTATACCCCGCGCTGGTATGGCCGCGACTGA
- a CDS encoding precorrin-8X methylmutase, whose amino-acid sequence MIEYNRDAHDIYRQSFAIIRAEADLSRIPADLEALAVRVIHSCGMPEIAADLEFSPGAGTAGRTALESGATILCDSRMVSEGITRARMPADNPIVCTLHDPSVPALTRELGNTRTAAALELWRPHLAGAIVVVGNAPTALFRLLEMLDEGAPKPALILGFPVGFVGAVESKAALAADSRGVPFVTVRGRRGGSAMAAAAVNALGREHA is encoded by the coding sequence ATGATCGAATACAACCGCGATGCCCATGACATCTATCGTCAGTCGTTCGCCATCATCCGCGCCGAGGCGGATCTGAGTCGCATTCCAGCCGATCTGGAAGCGCTGGCGGTGCGCGTGATCCATTCCTGCGGCATGCCCGAGATCGCGGCCGACCTGGAGTTCTCGCCGGGCGCGGGCACGGCTGGACGCACGGCGCTGGAGTCGGGCGCGACCATCCTCTGCGACAGCCGCATGGTGTCCGAGGGTATCACGCGCGCCCGGATGCCCGCCGACAATCCCATCGTCTGCACCCTGCACGACCCGAGCGTCCCGGCGCTGACGCGCGAACTGGGCAACACCCGCACGGCGGCGGCGCTCGAACTCTGGCGTCCGCATCTGGCCGGCGCGATCGTGGTGGTCGGCAATGCACCCACGGCCCTGTTCCGGCTGCTCGAGATGCTCGACGAGGGCGCGCCCAAGCCGGCGCTCATCCTCGGTTTCCCGGTCGGCTTCGTCGGCGCGGTCGAGTCCAAGGCCGCGCTCGCGGCCGACAGTCGCGGCGTGCCCTTCGTCACGGTACGCGGTCGGCGCGGCGGCAGTGCGATGGCGGCGGCGGCGGTCAACGCGCTCGGTCGCGAGCACGCCTGA